The DNA sequence ACGACAAGGTTATGAAGCCGTTACTGTATTAGCGAAAGGAACGAAAGAACAAAAACAAATGTTACAAGACGCGATCAACCGTTGGTGGTGGCCGGTGTTAACGATGTTTGGTCCAAGCGATGATAACTCGCCTAACTCAGAACAAAGTATGGCATGGAAAATAAAACTCTTGAGTAATGACGAATTACGTCAAAAATTTGTTAACAATACGGTTCATCAGGTCGAAGCGTTAGGCATGGATATTCCAGATTCAGACTTAAAATGGAATGAATCAAGCAATCAATTTGATCACGGTGAAATTGATTGGAATGAATTTATGGAAGTCATTAAAGGAAACGGTATCTGTAACCATGAGCGCATTCAAGCGAAGCAACGTGCTTGGGATGATGGCGAGTGGGTACGAGAAGCGGCGACTGCTTATGCCAATAAACAACAACAAAAATCAGCGTAAATAAGGAAATAAAAATGACATCTACTAACTGGCCGTTATATGAAGTTTTTGTACAAAGTAAGCAAGGTCTTGATCATAAACATGTAGGAAGCATACGTGGTGCCGATGACAGAACCGCATTAGAAGGTGCACGCGATTTATACACACGCAGAAGTGAAGGTGTTTCTATTTGGGTGGTTAAATCATCACTTATTA is a window from the Psychromonas ingrahamii 37 genome containing:
- the paaB gene encoding 1,2-phenylacetyl-CoA epoxidase subunit PaaB — its product is MTSTNWPLYEVFVQSKQGLDHKHVGSIRGADDRTALEGARDLYTRRSEGVSIWVVKSSLITASQPSESGPLFEPADDKIYRHARFYTIPSNIKHM